CTTAAATTTGATCAGAGCTATTAGCTGCGGTTTTTATAGTCAGATCGAGTAATAGAATTAAAACTCCATTTCTTGCATTGCTAGTTCTAATTGCAAGACTTTTCCATTGTATACTTCTTCTGCTACTATAATATCAGCTTCAGAAAGTTGACCGGTAAGTGAAATGGCTGAAGCATTGATTCTATAACTAGTCATTTCAATTGCTTTCTGGAACTTTACTAGATCTCCTAGTGTGTCGAATTGAATTGTTGTTTTGTTCATGATGACTTTGTAGGATAACTGGTTAACGGGGTTAAAAATTACTTATACTAAATTATAAACGCATTCTCTTACTTAAAAGTTGTTAAAGACATTTTAATAGCGCTATTATTTTATTAACACTAAGAATCAATCTATAACAAATTGATTTTCCGCTTAAACATAAACTTTAGAAAAGTTATTCAGGTTACAGGTAAAACCATTTCATCAGGACTATATATCATCAGGAAGTACGAAAAATAAAATACGAAATCCCAATACGATTATAGTCTCCTAACTGAAACAAGTATAGGTTCATATCAATTAAATAGGACTCTACACTTTTTTAAAATTTGAACAATATAAAGCCCCTGTATTAGAGGGGCTTTGGATTAAATTTACATAGGTAAAGACTAGAAGTACGTTTTAGCGTTTGTCTATAGGTATCAGATAATTCAATAGGAATTGGATATAAACGGGTATTTGTAAATTTATTTACACTATTGGTCCTGACCTATCAATTATTTAAGGCTTTAAGAGGAATTGCTTAATTGGGATTATCGAAGTTGATTGGTGTCAACCTGACGAATATGTTAAACTCATCACTCGTAGCGTAAGGCTTCTATTGGATCTAATCGTGACGCTTTTTGGGCAGGATAATAGCCAAAGAATATTCCTGTAATGGCACAGACCAAAAAAGATAGCCAAACAGAAGATGGGGCAACTAATGTAGGCCATTTGAGCAATATATTGATGAGCCAGGCACTGAGAATACCAAGACTCACCCCAATAATGCCGCCTGTAATGCTAATGAGTATCGCTTCTACTAAAAACTGAAGAAGTATATCTCGGCTTCGTGCGCCAATAGACATACGCAAGCCAATTTCTTTAATTCTTTCCGTTACAGATACATACATGATGTTCATAATGCCAATACCTCCAACAACTAGCGAAATAGCAGCTATAGCTGCCAATAATACAGTAAGTAACTGACTAGTAGAACTGAATGTTTGAATGAGCTCGGCTTGTGTACGTACAGTAAAGTCATCTGCATCCTCTGCTTTTAATCTATGTGTTGAACGAAGAATGGAAGTTATTTCTGCAGTAGCCTGGGAAGTACTTTTCTCATCTAAAGCTGAAGTAAATATGTTTTGAAAATAGAGGGAGCCAGTAATGCGTTCCTGTACAGTAGAATATGGCGTTAAAATAATATCATCCTGATCTTGACCGAAAGCATTCTCTCCTTTTTCCGCCAGAATACCTATAACACGAAATGGGATTTTATTGAAACGTACCACTTGTCCTAATGCTTCTTGCCCGTTTGGAAAAAGATTATCTATTACTGTTTGTCCCAACAAACAAACTTTACTAGCTGTTGTTAAATCTGAATTAGTAAAGGAGGTGCCTTCTTTTAGTGGCCAGTTCCGGATAGCTAAATAGTCATTACCTACGCCTTGAATAGTAGTGGGCCAGTTGTTATTGCCAACAATTGCCTGTCCTCGAGCAGAAGAGGCAGGAGAAACATAGCGTAGATGATGAGCCTGCTTTTTGAGTACGTCTACATCCTGTTGTGTAAGCGTTTGCAAATTGGAGAAATCGAGTCGTGCGCCTGCCGTAATATTGCTATTGGGCCGGATCGTGATCATATTGGAGCCCATTGTGGCTAATTGGTCTTGTATGCTTTTCTTTGATCCCTGGCCAATAGCAATCATAGCAATCACCGCACTGACGCCAATGATAATACCCAGCATAGTAAGGAAGGCCCGGAGTTTATTTCGTTGCAGTGCCTTAATCGCTATCCGTAATAGGTTAATTGCATTCATAGCTAATCAATAATCATCTAGTACTGGTAACGTAGCCAACATGTCCTTGGCTGACCGCACTTGTTGGTTTAATACATCTTTTATCATTCGGCCATCACGTAATGTTATTGTACGTTGACTAAAGGCAGCAATATCTGGTTCATGTGTAACAAAAATGATGGTCCTGCCTTGTCCGTTTAACTCTTGTAACAAAGCCATGATCTCGTAAGATGTTTTTGTATCTAGATTTCCAGTGGCTTCATCTGCCAGTATTATTACAGGTTCATTGACCAGGGCTCTGGCAATGGCAACACGCTGCTGTTGACCGCCGGAAAGTTGGTTTGGCAAATTGTTGAGGCGGGACTCAAGCCTTACAGCTTGTAATGCGTTCATTGCTCTTTCTTTTCTTTCTTTTGCAGAAACAGCCGAATTGTAATACAACGGTAATTGTACATTTTCCAGTGCGCTTGTTCGCGGCAGCAAATTGTAAGCCTGGAAGATGAAACCTATTTTTTTATTTCGCAGCATAGAAAGTTCATTTCGGTTTGACGAACCTACATTGATGCCATCTAGTAAGTAGATGCCTCCAGATGGTTTATCCAGGCATCCTATTATGTTAAGCAATGTGGTTTTACCTGACCCACTACTACCCATGATTGTCATAAATTCACCTTCATC
This genomic interval from Flavisolibacter tropicus contains the following:
- a CDS encoding ABC transporter permease — translated: MNAINLLRIAIKALQRNKLRAFLTMLGIIIGVSAVIAMIAIGQGSKKSIQDQLATMGSNMITIRPNSNITAGARLDFSNLQTLTQQDVDVLKKQAHHLRYVSPASSARGQAIVGNNNWPTTIQGVGNDYLAIRNWPLKEGTSFTNSDLTTASKVCLLGQTVIDNLFPNGQEALGQVVRFNKIPFRVIGILAEKGENAFGQDQDDIILTPYSTVQERITGSLYFQNIFTSALDEKSTSQATAEITSILRSTHRLKAEDADDFTVRTQAELIQTFSSTSQLLTVLLAAIAAISLVVGGIGIMNIMYVSVTERIKEIGLRMSIGARSRDILLQFLVEAILISITGGIIGVSLGILSAWLINILLKWPTLVAPSSVWLSFLVCAITGIFFGYYPAQKASRLDPIEALRYE
- a CDS encoding ABC transporter ATP-binding protein, producing the protein MKKTIVEIKNLKREFIMGAETVRALKDVSFDVDEGEFMTIMGSSGSGKTTLLNIIGCLDKPSGGIYLLDGINVGSSNRNELSMLRNKKIGFIFQAYNLLPRTSALENVQLPLYYNSAVSAKERKERAMNALQAVRLESRLNNLPNQLSGGQQQRVAIARALVNEPVIILADEATGNLDTKTSYEIMALLQELNGQGRTIIFVTHEPDIAAFSQRTITLRDGRMIKDVLNQQVRSAKDMLATLPVLDDY